One genomic region from Fictibacillus marinisediminis encodes:
- a CDS encoding ATP-dependent DNA helicase, producing MLDIVKVSVRGLVEYVYRSGSIDSRFRTASTLAEGTRAHQKIQQTYAESDQKEVFVQTEIVQDNLSFLIEGRCDGLLFSDDEVTIDEIKSTSRDLNTIEEDTYPVHWAQAKVYACIYATDHGLDAIHVQLTYVQVETQEKKRFKKVFFLDELKHFLEETVKVYAPYAQLLVSHRKERDYSIKELPFPFDRYREGQRKLAGAVYTTIAEGKNLFAQAPTGIGKTMSTTFPAVKAIGEGLMQRFFYLTAKTITREAAEEAFLLMQEKGLRLHTVTLTAKDKMCLQDKTVCQKEYCEFADGYYDRVNGAVLDILANETVIHRRTIQECAIKHRLCPFEFSIDLAYGADAVICDYNYVFDPRVSLKRFFEEQKKQTALLVDEAHNLVDRGREMYSAEIYKSAFLNVSREYKGSNAELQRAAKTVNDFGLSMKKRCGDARSLVLNDKPEELIELLETFIVSAESELLTQKEGEGQQLLLDTYFAAQSFIRISKLYDERYVTYAEYERSEVKMKMFCLDPSVLLQQMGKGYRSSIFFSATFTPIDYYKDMIGFRDEDYALAIPSPFERDKLQIYIQPLSTRYRDREKTREPIADMIYQVVRENKGNFLVFFPSYQYMNDVYEQFLNEDFPLKSMIQSTGMSEEEREQFLNSFQADTQETLIGFAVMGGIFSEGVDLVGDRLNGVIVVGVGLPQLGLERNIIKDYFSSRGKNGYNYSYVYPGINKVLQAGGRLIRSETDRGTIVLVDDRFLTRQYQALLPYEWKNFTILKPERMN from the coding sequence ATGTTGGACATTGTAAAAGTTTCGGTTCGAGGCCTTGTCGAATACGTATACAGAAGCGGAAGCATCGATTCGCGTTTCCGTACCGCCAGCACGCTGGCGGAAGGTACGAGAGCTCATCAAAAAATACAGCAGACATACGCAGAATCTGATCAGAAAGAAGTGTTTGTTCAGACCGAAATAGTCCAGGACAATCTTTCTTTTCTTATTGAAGGAAGATGCGACGGTCTGCTTTTTTCTGATGATGAGGTAACGATTGATGAAATAAAATCAACGTCTCGTGACTTGAATACCATTGAAGAGGATACCTATCCTGTTCATTGGGCGCAGGCGAAGGTTTATGCCTGTATATATGCCACGGACCACGGACTCGATGCCATACATGTCCAGCTGACATACGTGCAGGTGGAAACCCAGGAAAAGAAGCGGTTTAAAAAAGTATTTTTCCTTGATGAGCTCAAGCATTTTCTTGAGGAAACAGTAAAAGTATACGCACCTTATGCCCAGCTGCTGGTAAGCCACCGGAAAGAACGGGATTACAGTATCAAAGAGCTTCCGTTTCCATTTGACCGGTACCGTGAAGGGCAGAGGAAACTGGCAGGGGCGGTCTACACGACAATCGCCGAAGGTAAAAATCTGTTCGCCCAGGCACCGACAGGAATCGGTAAAACGATGTCGACCACATTTCCTGCAGTTAAAGCCATCGGTGAAGGCCTGATGCAGCGCTTCTTTTACTTGACGGCAAAGACGATCACAAGAGAGGCGGCGGAGGAAGCTTTTTTGCTTATGCAGGAAAAAGGCCTTCGCCTGCACACGGTCACCCTGACTGCCAAGGACAAAATGTGCCTGCAGGATAAGACAGTCTGCCAAAAAGAGTACTGCGAGTTTGCTGATGGATATTATGATCGTGTAAACGGCGCCGTGCTGGACATTTTGGCAAACGAAACGGTCATTCACCGCAGAACGATCCAGGAGTGTGCGATCAAACACCGGCTTTGCCCGTTCGAGTTTTCCATTGACTTGGCGTATGGTGCCGATGCGGTCATTTGTGATTACAATTATGTATTTGATCCAAGGGTGTCTTTAAAGCGTTTCTTTGAAGAGCAGAAAAAGCAAACCGCCTTGCTCGTGGATGAAGCCCACAATCTTGTCGACCGGGGCCGGGAAATGTATTCTGCTGAAATTTACAAGTCGGCTTTTCTGAACGTTTCGCGTGAATATAAAGGCAGCAATGCAGAGCTCCAAAGGGCGGCCAAAACCGTCAATGACTTCGGTCTTTCTATGAAAAAAAGATGCGGTGATGCGAGAAGCCTTGTGTTGAACGACAAGCCGGAAGAACTGATAGAGCTTTTGGAAACCTTTATTGTTTCTGCGGAAAGTGAACTGCTGACCCAAAAAGAGGGAGAGGGTCAGCAGCTATTGCTCGATACGTACTTTGCCGCACAAAGCTTTATCCGTATCTCAAAGCTCTATGACGAGCGGTATGTCACGTATGCGGAATATGAAAGAAGCGAAGTGAAGATGAAAATGTTTTGCCTTGATCCTTCTGTTCTGCTTCAACAAATGGGCAAAGGATATCGTTCAAGTATCTTTTTTTCGGCCACCTTTACACCGATTGATTACTACAAGGATATGATCGGCTTTCGTGATGAAGATTACGCACTGGCCATTCCATCGCCATTTGAAAGGGACAAGCTTCAAATCTATATCCAGCCGTTATCCACAAGATACCGTGACAGAGAAAAAACAAGAGAGCCGATCGCAGACATGATTTATCAGGTTGTGAGAGAAAATAAAGGAAACTTTCTTGTGTTTTTCCCTTCCTATCAATACATGAACGATGTGTACGAACAGTTTTTGAATGAGGATTTTCCTCTAAAATCAATGATTCAGTCGACTGGAATGTCAGAAGAGGAGCGGGAACAGTTTTTAAACTCGTTTCAGGCAGATACACAGGAAACACTGATCGGTTTTGCGGTGATGGGCGGCATTTTTTCAGAAGGTGTGGACCTTGTCGGTGACAGGCTTAACGGTGTGATTGTAGTTGGGGTAGGGCTTCCTCAGCTTGGGCTGGAACGAAATATCATTAAGGATTATTTTTCATCCCGAGGGAAAAATGGCTATAATTATTCGTATGTATATCCTGGCATTAATAAGGTACTGCAGGCTGGGGGCAGATTGATCCGCTCAGAAACCGATCGTGGGACGATCGTTCTTGTCGATGACCGATTTTTAACCCGGCAGTATCAGGCGCTCCTTCCGTATGAATGGAAGAACTTTACGATTCTAAAACCAGAGAGGATGAACTGA
- a CDS encoding DUF3052 family protein yields the protein MGLVKKLQIKTGYSVAVLNAPEGFSLPKEEFPEGARLVDRPEGELDSVLLFAKDSGELKQFATDAANHLKDDGLLWVAYPKKSSKIKSDISRDQGWDVLKEKGYEGVSLVSVDEKWSAFRFRERKYIKSLNE from the coding sequence ATGGGTCTTGTGAAAAAATTACAGATTAAAACAGGCTATTCGGTGGCTGTACTGAACGCGCCAGAAGGTTTTAGCCTCCCGAAAGAAGAGTTTCCTGAAGGGGCAAGGCTTGTTGACCGGCCTGAAGGAGAGCTGGATTCGGTTTTGCTTTTTGCAAAGGATTCAGGAGAACTTAAGCAATTTGCCACTGATGCGGCAAATCACTTGAAGGATGACGGCTTGCTCTGGGTGGCCTACCCGAAGAAAAGTTCAAAAATTAAAAGCGATATCAGCCGTGATCAAGGCTGGGATGTGCTAAAGGAAAAAGGTTATGAAGGTGTATCACTTGTCTCTGTTGATGAAAAGTGGTCCGCATTCAGGTTCAGGGAACGAAAATACATTAAGAGCTTAAATGAATAA
- a CDS encoding M14 family metallopeptidase has translation MKNVFRSTSFVLAMALAAGLYSSSDALPKAAAADETEKFTPYYGYGPSYVQPSSISYLFPKPAEHFSTPAFEKGRLPFTSQEEMLAFIKKLDHKNKLVTLKSIGKSLEGRDLPILLFSKENPDKIKNNKKKPLIWIQGQIHGNEPAAGESVLVTAQKLAQGKMGNVLDKVNVAIVPRVNPDGSYYFKRQIATNLDANRDYMRVEYPEVQAVHKAVNEYKPDVVLDAHEYTVNSPLFKKFGEQGSVSSYDLLISSAKNLNIPKQLRKTSDNLVLNKVKQVLDQRKLSHHDYYTLDTDDDGQLVATEGSTETRIGRNALGLKNTLTYLIETRGINIGRADFNRRVYAQATAQENFIKTTAADANKIKTVVKNARQDVINKGKEAKDKDTIVIKSENKRVPDQQLEVIDLAQAKKANIPIVWEDSTDAYPTLERERPTAYIMPPAYHSIARKLETLGVNVQKLQGPVSKSVERYKVTGKKVSTTLENGHYTNEVTTDVKETVRSFPAGSYVFSMGQPNANFIALALEPESVDSYVTFNFIPTDVGDELPIYRYMSERKLNAK, from the coding sequence ATGAAAAATGTCTTTCGCTCCACCTCTTTCGTCCTGGCTATGGCGCTTGCAGCTGGGCTCTATTCCTCTTCAGACGCTCTGCCAAAAGCGGCAGCTGCTGATGAAACAGAGAAATTCACGCCTTATTACGGATACGGCCCAAGCTATGTTCAGCCCAGCAGCATCTCGTATCTTTTTCCAAAGCCAGCTGAACACTTCTCAACTCCTGCCTTTGAAAAGGGACGACTCCCCTTTACTTCCCAGGAAGAAATGCTCGCCTTTATTAAGAAGCTCGACCACAAAAATAAGCTTGTGACGTTAAAAAGCATCGGCAAATCCCTGGAGGGGCGTGATCTGCCTATCCTGCTCTTCAGCAAAGAAAATCCTGACAAAATAAAAAACAACAAAAAGAAACCGCTAATCTGGATTCAAGGACAAATTCACGGAAACGAACCCGCAGCCGGTGAATCAGTTCTCGTCACCGCTCAGAAGCTTGCCCAAGGCAAGATGGGGAATGTTCTGGACAAAGTAAATGTAGCAATCGTACCTCGTGTTAACCCGGATGGCTCCTACTATTTCAAACGGCAGATTGCCACTAATCTTGACGCAAACCGTGATTATATGAGAGTGGAATATCCAGAAGTACAAGCGGTACATAAAGCGGTCAACGAATATAAGCCTGATGTTGTCCTGGATGCCCATGAGTATACAGTAAACTCACCTCTGTTCAAAAAATTTGGAGAGCAGGGCTCTGTTTCGTCTTATGACCTGCTGATATCCTCAGCAAAAAACTTGAATATACCGAAGCAGTTGAGAAAAACATCCGACAACTTAGTTCTTAACAAGGTCAAACAGGTGCTCGATCAAAGGAAATTGTCTCATCATGACTATTACACCCTTGATACGGATGATGACGGCCAGCTTGTAGCAACCGAAGGAAGCACAGAAACCCGCATCGGCAGAAACGCTCTTGGTTTAAAGAACACGCTCACCTATCTGATTGAGACCCGTGGCATCAATATTGGCCGTGCTGATTTTAACCGTCGAGTCTATGCACAGGCAACCGCACAGGAGAACTTTATAAAAACCACCGCTGCTGATGCCAATAAAATAAAAACCGTGGTCAAGAACGCACGCCAGGATGTAATCAACAAGGGCAAGGAAGCCAAAGATAAAGATACGATCGTAATAAAAAGTGAGAACAAAAGGGTTCCTGATCAGCAGCTTGAAGTGATAGATCTTGCTCAAGCAAAAAAAGCAAACATTCCTATCGTATGGGAAGATTCTACGGATGCCTACCCTACACTTGAAAGAGAAAGGCCGACGGCTTACATCATGCCTCCGGCTTACCACAGCATTGCACGCAAGCTGGAAACGCTCGGAGTTAACGTTCAGAAGCTGCAAGGACCTGTCTCCAAATCTGTGGAACGATACAAAGTAACCGGTAAAAAAGTTTCCACCACTTTAGAAAACGGGCATTATACGAATGAAGTAACGACAGATGTGAAGGAAACCGTCCGCTCCTTCCCTGCCGGAAGCTATGTCTTCAGCATGGGACAGCCAAACGCAAACTTTATTGCGCTTGCACTGGAACCTGAATCCGTCGACAGCTATGTCACCTTTAACTTCATCCCGACAGATGTTGGCGACGAGCTGCCGATTTACCGCTACATGAGCGAAAGGAAACTGAATGCGAAATAA
- a CDS encoding 4-hydroxyphenylacetate 3-hydroxylase family protein, with the protein MQKDPFIKSLQDGRNVWLDGKKIDITKDENFTGTLAAISELFAMFGDPKLRDKVGYLSPKTMEYVHSAFYVPESYEDLLKRRTAFEIWSQSTDGVMSRLSDYARSRLTGWYASREDYRAFDKAFPDKIRSYYEEARDRHLFLSLVQRDPQINRSDSQLKNIEDLGLLRITKKTSDGVFLSGAKMIGTASPYSNDIIVYPVGHLKEEHKPLAHMLIVAAHSPGLHLVCRESCAATPPNKADAPLSASYDEMDALLLFDNVFVPWERVLLYDNPEAIAKINTDPVSNSLAYHQAIVRLLNKLEFVTAIGFEIAEAIGADGYLHVQEKLGELIMQVETIRALVIASEREGSLNPYNTFVPNFTYIQTARNLGPKYYPRALEILQLIGAGGFIQLPSSLQDFQGPLSSLLQKYLVGATVDAEKKTKLFKLAWDLVGSPLGSRHELYERFYAGDPIRNIAVQYSTYDKQHLQERIQKYLQ; encoded by the coding sequence TTGCAAAAAGACCCGTTCATTAAAAGTTTGCAGGATGGCCGGAACGTATGGCTGGACGGCAAAAAGATCGATATCACAAAGGACGAAAATTTTACAGGGACGCTGGCTGCCATTTCTGAACTGTTTGCCATGTTCGGTGATCCCAAGCTCAGGGACAAGGTAGGCTATTTAAGCCCTAAAACAATGGAATACGTTCATTCGGCCTTCTATGTCCCTGAATCCTATGAGGACCTGCTAAAGCGGAGAACCGCATTTGAAATATGGAGCCAATCCACAGATGGTGTAATGAGCCGGCTGTCCGATTATGCACGATCGAGATTAACAGGCTGGTATGCCTCCAGGGAAGATTACAGAGCGTTTGATAAAGCCTTCCCTGATAAGATCCGTTCTTATTATGAAGAAGCAAGAGACCGCCATCTTTTCTTAAGTTTGGTACAGAGGGATCCGCAGATTAACAGGTCGGATTCACAGCTCAAAAATATAGAAGATCTTGGCTTGCTTCGGATCACTAAAAAGACAAGCGACGGTGTTTTTTTAAGCGGCGCCAAAATGATTGGTACAGCCTCCCCTTATTCTAATGACATCATTGTTTATCCGGTCGGACATCTAAAAGAAGAGCATAAGCCTTTGGCCCATATGCTGATCGTAGCCGCCCATTCCCCAGGTCTGCACCTGGTCTGCCGTGAATCCTGTGCGGCCACTCCGCCCAACAAGGCAGATGCGCCGCTAAGTGCAAGTTACGACGAAATGGATGCCCTGCTGCTTTTTGACAACGTGTTTGTACCGTGGGAGCGCGTGCTGCTCTATGATAATCCTGAAGCCATCGCAAAGATTAATACAGATCCCGTTTCAAACAGCCTGGCCTATCATCAGGCGATCGTCCGTCTATTAAACAAGCTGGAGTTTGTTACTGCTATAGGTTTTGAAATCGCGGAGGCAATCGGAGCGGACGGCTATCTGCATGTCCAAGAGAAACTCGGAGAGCTCATCATGCAGGTAGAAACCATTCGGGCATTAGTTATCGCTTCAGAAAGAGAAGGAAGCTTAAATCCATACAATACGTTCGTCCCTAACTTCACCTATATCCAAACCGCCAGAAACCTCGGGCCCAAATACTATCCCCGTGCCCTTGAGATTCTGCAGCTCATCGGAGCCGGAGGATTCATCCAGCTGCCTTCGAGCCTTCAGGATTTTCAGGGTCCCCTCTCTTCCCTGCTGCAAAAATATTTAGTAGGAGCCACTGTGGATGCTGAGAAGAAAACGAAACTCTTCAAGCTGGCATGGGATCTCGTTGGAAGCCCGCTCGGTTCAAGACATGAGCTGTATGAACGCTTCTACGCAGGTGACCCGATCCGCAACATCGCTGTCCAATACAGCACATATGACAAACAGCACCTCCAAGAAAGAATTCAAAAATATTTACAATAG
- a CDS encoding cysteine dioxygenase, with the protein MEFFESIKSELDQLPSYEVIHLVQVVQSLQVTIEKISDFVTEPKNLGYGRNVIYRSEHVEVIVLMLPSMARTLIHDYGTSQGCILAVEGSLINFLYTIESADAEPVYKGLEEISEGDFFTIEGDTFHMMYNPTASPVVTFHVYTPPLGGGIVSPL; encoded by the coding sequence ATGGAATTTTTTGAGTCTATCAAATCTGAGCTGGATCAGCTTCCCTCCTATGAAGTGATTCACCTCGTACAAGTGGTGCAATCCCTGCAGGTTACGATCGAAAAGATCTCAGATTTTGTTACTGAACCCAAGAATTTAGGATATGGCCGGAACGTGATCTACAGGTCCGAGCATGTAGAAGTTATTGTTTTGATGCTGCCAAGCATGGCCAGAACACTCATCCATGATTATGGAACATCACAAGGATGCATCTTAGCTGTAGAAGGCAGCTTGATCAATTTTTTATACACAATTGAATCCGCTGATGCTGAGCCTGTTTATAAAGGCTTAGAGGAAATTTCAGAAGGGGATTTTTTTACAATTGAAGGAGACACCTTTCATATGATGTACAACCCTACCGCTTCTCCCGTTGTTACATTCCATGTCTATACACCGCCTCTGGGAGGAGGAATTGTTTCCCCTTTATAA
- the pheA gene encoding prephenate dehydratase gives MKVAYLGPHGTFSEEAAHRYFSGQEIEWHMCDSVPEVLEAVGEGMADKGIAPIENAIEGTITMTVDSLLVHDLYIDGEAILPVSLHLLAASETRLEDIKEVWSIPPALAQCRKYLRGLKVKSRHFDSTASAAEAIRNTDRRDVAAVASEYAGNLFGLQPVKRNIEESFENQTRFVIVSKDKTPSEDAQKTMLQVTPSDEYTGVLSAILNVFSALNINLTWIESRPTKKKLGTYQFFLEAGLGAVHPSIEKAIAVLQTYGHEVNVLGSFTATKLD, from the coding sequence ATGAAAGTGGCATATTTAGGACCTCATGGCACATTTTCAGAGGAAGCGGCTCACCGGTATTTTAGTGGACAAGAAATCGAATGGCATATGTGCGATTCAGTTCCTGAAGTGCTCGAAGCGGTGGGTGAGGGGATGGCTGATAAGGGGATTGCCCCAATTGAAAATGCAATTGAAGGAACCATTACGATGACTGTCGACAGCCTTCTTGTGCATGACCTTTATATCGATGGAGAAGCCATACTGCCAGTATCGCTTCATCTTCTCGCTGCTTCCGAGACACGCCTGGAAGACATTAAAGAGGTATGGTCGATTCCTCCGGCTCTCGCTCAGTGCAGGAAGTATCTCAGGGGATTAAAAGTAAAGAGCCGACATTTTGACAGTACGGCTTCTGCTGCCGAGGCTATCAGGAATACCGATCGCCGCGATGTTGCTGCTGTAGCGTCCGAGTATGCGGGTAATCTGTTTGGCTTACAGCCGGTTAAGCGTAATATTGAGGAAAGCTTTGAGAACCAGACCAGGTTCGTTATCGTTTCAAAGGATAAAACACCCTCAGAAGACGCTCAAAAAACGATGCTGCAAGTCACACCGAGCGATGAATATACAGGGGTGCTTTCTGCGATCCTCAATGTTTTTTCGGCTTTGAATATTAACTTGACCTGGATCGAATCACGGCCAACAAAAAAGAAGCTGGGAACCTATCAATTTTTCCTTGAAGCGGGACTGGGTGCTGTCCACCCGTCCATCGAAAAAGCGATTGCCGTCCTGCAGACCTATGGCCACGAAGTGAACGTATTAGGAAGCTTTACAGCAACAAAACTGGACTAA
- a CDS encoding DUF1835 domain-containing protein, with translation MKVHIVNGDITGNKLQDLDGEVIVWREMYDLGPAAADMDRKRIKSRAEFFEKKMGIPSEIFLKNCTLQENRLRALPKDAEITLWFEHDRYDQTMLLYLLKSLGLREFNNLNMVTADSYPGIEPFFGLGQLSEFQLIGLLEHRISIRREQVMEGAAGWNAYASPNPRDLEEWLKCAECSLPFAKRALWHHLEYYPSVKNGLNQVEELAFQYLYDGITSFHELFQKVSAKRTDDGLSDFHFSALLDQLQKGPVPLLKMTEGSLPHYNTEPEDAAIELTYEGIEVLMEREDRFDYTSADWWLGGVYNHRGKWRWNEEKLIDMEKRQG, from the coding sequence ATGAAGGTTCATATTGTGAATGGAGATATAACTGGAAACAAGCTTCAAGATCTCGATGGAGAAGTGATCGTCTGGCGGGAAATGTATGATTTGGGTCCGGCAGCAGCAGATATGGATAGAAAAAGGATCAAGTCCAGAGCTGAATTCTTTGAGAAAAAGATGGGGATCCCATCTGAGATCTTTCTTAAGAACTGCACGCTGCAGGAAAACCGGCTCCGGGCCCTGCCTAAGGACGCTGAGATTACACTTTGGTTTGAACATGACCGATACGACCAAACCATGCTTCTGTACTTGCTGAAATCTCTAGGGTTACGTGAATTTAACAACCTGAATATGGTGACAGCCGATTCCTATCCGGGAATTGAGCCGTTCTTTGGGCTTGGCCAGCTTTCCGAATTTCAGCTTATCGGCCTTTTAGAGCATCGGATTTCTATTAGGCGGGAGCAGGTTATGGAAGGAGCTGCAGGATGGAACGCCTATGCATCACCAAATCCCCGTGATCTTGAAGAGTGGCTCAAATGTGCTGAGTGCAGTCTGCCTTTTGCCAAAAGAGCCTTGTGGCATCATCTCGAATATTATCCTTCCGTAAAAAATGGTTTGAATCAGGTGGAAGAGCTGGCTTTCCAGTACCTGTATGACGGCATCACCTCGTTTCATGAACTGTTTCAAAAGGTCAGTGCCAAGCGTACGGATGACGGGCTGAGTGACTTTCATTTTTCGGCCTTGCTGGATCAGCTGCAAAAAGGCCCGGTACCGCTTCTTAAAATGACAGAAGGATCATTACCGCACTATAATACCGAACCAGAGGATGCTGCTATCGAGCTAACGTATGAAGGAATTGAGGTCCTCATGGAAAGAGAAGACCGTTTCGATTACACTTCGGCTGATTGGTGGCTTGGTGGTGTTTACAACCATCGAGGAAAATGGCGGTGGAACGAAGAAAAATTAATAGACATGGAAAAGAGGCAGGGGTAA
- a CDS encoding endonuclease — translation MVIGSFAFLPSLKASGDGSVSSPYTVSQAISNQNSSLKTIQGYITGQPTAAATVITSHYPNDYAVALADTAGETDTSKMVYVQIPTDYRSQYGLKSHPALKGTLVKVTGNLTSYFSHAGIKNVTNMTNGGGGGTPSDPPASDTGSYYDSAQGKTGAALKSALHNIIDDHTELSYDAVWDALRHTDEDPNNKNDVILLYTGRSQSKTANGSGVNDWNREHVWAKSHGDFGTAMGPGTDLHHLRPADVSVNSARGNLDFDNGGTENSEAKGNYSDSDSWEPRDAVKGDVARMIFYMAVRYEGDRGEPDLEMNNSVSNGSAPFIGKLPVLMQWSQQDPVDSFERHRNDVIYNDYQHNRNPFIDHPEYAAAIWQ, via the coding sequence ATGGTGATTGGCAGTTTCGCATTTCTTCCATCTCTCAAGGCATCAGGAGACGGTTCGGTATCATCGCCGTACACTGTTTCACAGGCCATCTCCAATCAAAACAGCAGTTTAAAAACGATTCAGGGTTACATAACAGGCCAGCCGACTGCCGCAGCAACCGTAATTACCAGCCATTATCCCAACGATTATGCGGTTGCACTGGCTGATACAGCAGGGGAAACTGACACTTCCAAAATGGTTTATGTACAGATTCCAACTGACTACCGTTCGCAATATGGGCTGAAGTCCCATCCAGCCCTAAAAGGAACACTGGTTAAAGTAACAGGCAATTTAACGTCTTATTTCTCGCATGCGGGCATCAAAAATGTAACCAACATGACAAATGGAGGCGGAGGTGGTACTCCATCGGATCCGCCGGCTTCCGATACAGGCTCTTATTATGATAGTGCCCAGGGAAAAACAGGGGCTGCGCTAAAAAGTGCGCTTCATAACATTATTGATGATCATACGGAGCTTTCCTATGATGCTGTTTGGGATGCTCTCCGCCATACGGATGAAGATCCGAACAACAAAAATGATGTTATCTTGTTGTACACCGGCCGTTCACAGAGCAAGACTGCGAACGGATCAGGCGTCAACGACTGGAACAGGGAGCATGTTTGGGCAAAATCCCACGGTGATTTTGGAACAGCGATGGGTCCAGGAACAGATTTACATCATTTGCGCCCGGCTGATGTTTCAGTGAACAGTGCTCGAGGGAACCTTGATTTTGATAACGGCGGCACTGAGAATTCTGAAGCAAAAGGCAACTACTCGGACAGTGATTCATGGGAACCGCGTGATGCGGTTAAAGGCGATGTTGCCCGCATGATCTTCTATATGGCGGTCCGTTACGAAGGAGATAGGGGTGAACCTGATCTCGAGATGAACAACAGCGTCAGCAATGGTTCAGCGCCTTTTATCGGAAAACTGCCGGTGCTCATGCAGTGGAGCCAGCAGGACCCGGTCGACAGCTTCGAGCGCCACCGCAACGATGTGATCTACAATGACTATCAGCACAACCGGAATCCATTTATAGATCACCCGGAATACGCAGCAGCCATCTGGCAATAA
- a CDS encoding ABC-F family ATP-binding cassette domain-containing protein, with product MSVLTVKNLSHGFGDRAIFNDVSFRLLKGEHIGLIGANGEGKSTFMNIITGKLQPDEGKVEWAKKVRVGYLDQHTVLQQGMTIRDVLKSAFQYLFDIENEMNSMYEKMGEATPEELEKLLEDVGVLQDTLTNNDFYVIDAKVEEIARGLGLEDIGLDRDVHELSGGQRTKVLLAKLLLEKPEILLLDEPTNYLDEQHIEWLRRYLQEYENAFILISHDIPFLNSVINLIYHMENQELNRYVGDYNYFQHIHEAKKQQLEAAFKRQQQEISELKDFVARNKARVSTRNMAMSRQKKLDKMDVIELAKEKPKPEFNFKEARTSGKMIFETENLVIGYDEPLSRPLDLRMERGQKIALVGANGIGKTTLLRSILGEIKPISGSVEQGEFLHIGYFEQEIKSNNNNTCIDEVWNEFPSFNMHEVRSALAKCGLTTKHIESKVQVLSGGEKAKVRLCKLINNETNLLVLDEPTNHLDVDAKDELKRALKAYKGSILLISHEPEFYRDVVTEVWNCEDWTTKVF from the coding sequence ATGAGTGTTTTAACAGTAAAGAACTTAAGCCACGGTTTTGGTGACCGTGCGATTTTTAATGATGTCTCCTTCCGTCTCCTTAAAGGAGAACACATTGGCTTAATCGGAGCAAACGGTGAAGGTAAATCCACTTTTATGAACATCATCACCGGCAAACTGCAGCCAGATGAAGGAAAAGTAGAATGGGCAAAGAAAGTGCGGGTCGGGTATCTCGATCAGCATACAGTCCTTCAGCAAGGAATGACCATTCGCGATGTGCTGAAGAGTGCGTTTCAATACCTCTTTGATATTGAAAACGAAATGAACAGCATGTACGAAAAAATGGGCGAAGCTACTCCGGAAGAACTTGAAAAACTTTTAGAGGATGTTGGGGTTCTTCAAGATACGTTAACGAACAACGACTTTTATGTTATAGACGCAAAAGTAGAAGAGATTGCCCGCGGACTTGGTCTGGAAGATATCGGCCTCGACCGTGATGTTCATGAGCTGTCAGGCGGTCAGCGTACGAAGGTTCTTCTTGCGAAGCTTTTGCTTGAAAAGCCTGAAATCCTTTTGCTGGATGAGCCGACCAATTATTTGGATGAACAGCATATTGAGTGGCTGAGACGCTACCTGCAGGAATATGAGAATGCGTTCATTTTGATCTCGCATGATATTCCATTCTTAAACAGTGTCATCAACTTGATCTACCACATGGAGAATCAAGAGCTTAACCGCTATGTAGGAGACTATAACTACTTCCAGCATATTCACGAAGCGAAAAAACAGCAGCTTGAAGCTGCCTTTAAGCGCCAGCAGCAGGAAATTTCTGAGCTGAAGGATTTTGTTGCCAGAAATAAAGCGCGTGTTTCCACTCGAAACATGGCCATGTCCCGCCAAAAAAAGCTGGATAAAATGGATGTTATTGAACTGGCGAAAGAAAAACCAAAGCCGGAATTCAACTTTAAAGAAGCCCGCACATCCGGAAAGATGATTTTTGAAACCGAAAACCTGGTCATCGGATATGACGAGCCACTCTCCCGCCCACTCGATCTCAGAATGGAACGCGGACAAAAGATCGCTCTTGTCGGAGCGAACGGAATCGGAAAAACAACATTGCTGCGCAGCATTCTTGGCGAAATCAAACCGATCTCCGGTTCTGTGGAACAAGGCGAATTTTTGCATATCGGATACTTTGAGCAAGAGATTAAAAGCAATAATAACAATACGTGTATTGATGAAGTTTGGAACGAGTTCCCTTCTTTCAACATGCATGAAGTCCGTTCCGCACTTGCAAAATGCGGCCTGACAACGAAGCACATCGAAAGCAAGGTGCAGGTACTCAGCGGAGGAGAAAAAGCAAAAGTCCGCCTCTGCAAACTGATCAACAACGAGACGAACCTTCTTGTTCTGGATGAGCCGACAAATCACTTGGATGTAGATGCTAAGGATGAACTTAAACGGGCATTAAAAGCCTATAAAGGAAGCATACTTCTGATCTCACATGAACCTGAATTTTATCGTGATGTTGTTACCGAAGTCTGGAACTGTGAAGACTGGACGACAAAAGTATTTTAA